A window of the Microplitis mediator isolate UGA2020A chromosome 5, iyMicMedi2.1, whole genome shotgun sequence genome harbors these coding sequences:
- the LOC130669052 gene encoding uncharacterized protein C05D11.1-like yields MAPVDNSPTSNMGGFELICSSKSNDTIPVHKYKSTRTGITVCIGEVDGPIVGGNFCLATQAFDDDGLPHTLEHLIFLGSEDYPYKGVLDLLGNRCLASGTNAWTDRDHTNYTMTTVGSEGFLTLMPIYLDHVLFPNLKDSAYLTEVHYISGEGEDRGVVYCEMQSTENTGKTLSNTELIRAIYPGKCGYKSVTGGIMKNLRESTNNEKVREFHRQFYRPENLTIIITGQIQHAEVFKALRPVEEKILSKGSRGTFDRPWHEPVPPLTESVVRDILYPCDDEDNGIVSVGWRGPSGITEIYELTACSLLLKYLTDNSVSPIQKEFVEIDDPYCCNVDYYLNENSESMLQLTFSGVPIPKIPLVKNHLAKVINDVYQSNEIDGIDMPRMATVIHRHQLETLSSLENMPHDAITYMLIGDALYGRNVQDLEQRLNTIDDLKKLAKEPASFWLNLLKKYLIDAPSAVINATPSIAKQKEMEEQEKKRIAERIKQLGKEGLEQKEKEYLEAVKQNDAPIPDQVLSGVPVPGTDSINFHHVRSYTTGAGDQHPRLDVNKLSLFTYLDHVNTNFVYLFVVMDTSKVSKEARPYMPLILEAIGECPINRDGELVPYEDVVAEIEADTIAVSTRMGLDSPSRFSCGAYSHSVNLMLQLEMSKYPKGVQWIKELLYDTKFTPERLKIIASKLLNEITQCKKAGNKITGDLMRGMIYNKESNHFNSSMLRQQQFLTKLVGRLGTPQGQAEVVAEIEAVMKILTAKDNMVLFMATNVDKLSAQVSELYKPWWTFFTFDKFDTFDKNKLNVTPDWKLMVPREEIPIEGCVLGLGCVESAYLSQTGPCLNDFESSDLAPLLVCLQYLTQVEGPMWRQVRGQGFAYGCNIYAKPNEGLLYLTFYASTDLVGAYKETKAIVSNLIADNSWERLLYDSAKSSLIFEIVEREKSVGDAVSQSLLSYFKNVFHDYNRSMVQKIYTVGIKDLNRVANKYIKPLFDPKQCKTAIVCHPSKVTEIAEAFKGFSQNLKFFNTLENSYLNDW; encoded by the exons ATGGCTCCTGTAGATAACTCTCCGACGAGCAACATGGGTGGATTTGAATTGATTTGTTCATCAAAATCAAACGATACCATTCCCGTCCACAAGTACAAGTCAACAAGAACCGGAATAACTGTTTGTATCGGAGAAGTCGACGGCCCCATCGTCGGAGGAAACTTCTGTCTGG cAACTCAAGCGTTTGATGACGATGGACTGCCCCATACTCTGGAGCACCTCATTTTTTTGGGCAGCGAGGATTATCCTTACAAAGGAGTCCTGGATCTTCTGGGCAACAGATGTCTCGCATCAGGGACAAATGCCTGGACTGATCGCGACCACACCAACTACACCATGACTACTGTTGGCAGCGAGGGATTTTTGACTCTCATGCCCATTTATCTAGATCATGTTCTCTTCCCAAATTTGAAA GACTCGGCATATTTGACTGAAGTTCATTATATATCAGGGGAAGGTGAAGATCGCGGTGTCGTCTACTGCGAGATGCAGAGCACCGAGAACACCGGGAAAACTTTGTCGAACACTGAACTGATCCGCGCAATTTATCCAGGAAAATGCGGATACAAATCAGTAACCGGGGGTATAATGAAGAACTTGCGCGAGAGTACGAACAATGAAAAAGTCCGTGAGTTCCACCGGCAATTCTACCGGCCAGAGAacttgacaataataataaccggtCAAATTCAGCACGCAGAAGTTTTCAAAGCTCTGCGTCcggttgaagaaaaaattctgTCTAAAGGAAGTCGCGGTACATTTGATCGCCCGTGGCACGAACCAGTTCCCCCATTGACGGAAAGTGTCGTCCGCGACATTTTGTACCCATGCGACGACGAGGACAATGGGATAGTCAGCGTGGGGTGGCGCGGGCCTTCGGGAATAACAGAAATATATGAACTGACGGCCTGTTCTCTGCTGCTAAAGTATCTGACCGACAATTCCGTCAGCCCGATCCAGAAAGAGTTTGTTGAAATCGACGATCCTTATTGTTGCAACGTCGATTATTATTTGAACGAAAACTCCGAGTCTATGCTGCAGCTGACGTTCAGCGGCGTTCCTATTCCCAAAATTCCATTGGTGAAAAACCACTTGGCCAAAGTTATCAATGACGTTTATCAGAGCAACGAAATAGACGGAATAGACATGCCGCGGATGGCTACGGTGATCCATCGCCACCAATTGGAAACTCTGAGCAGCCTGGAGAATATGCCGCATGATGCCATCACTTACATGCTGATAGGGGACGCGCTCTATGGCCGCAACGTCCAGGATCTAGAGCAGCGACTCAACACAATCGACGATCTTAAGAAACTGGCAAAAGAACCCGCGAGTTTCTGGTTGAATCTTCTCAAGAAGTATCTGATCGACGCACCCTCGGCGGTGATAAACGCGACGCCGAGCATCGCCAAGCAAAAGGAAATGGAAGAGCAGGAGAAGAAGCGTATCGCCGAAAGAATAAAGCAGCTGGGCAAAGAAGGCCTGGAGCAGAAGGAAAAGGAGTACTTGGAAGCGGTCAAGCAGAATGATGCCCCCATTCCAGATCAAGTTCTCAGCGGGGTTCCAGTTCCAGGAACGGACTCCATCAACTTCCATCACGTGAGAAGCTACACCACGGGGGCAGGTGACCAGCATCCGAGACTTGATGTCAACAAACTGTCTCTCTTTACGTACTTGGATCACGTAAATACAAATTTCGTTTACCTGTTCGTGGTGATGGACACTTCGAAGGTTTCAAAGGAAGCCAGGCCCTACATGCCCCTGATTCTCGAGGCCATTGGAGAGTGTCCTATCAATAGAGACGGAGAGCTGGTGCCGTACGAAGATGTCGTTGCGGAAATAGAGGCTGACACTATTGCCGTCAGCACGAGAATGGGACTGGACAGTCCGTCCAGATTTTCTTGTGGTGCTTACAGTCACAGCGTCAACTTAATGCTGCAG CTCGAAATGTCAAAGTATCCAAAAGGTGTCCAATGGATAAAAGAACTGCTGTATGACACCAAATTCACACCGGAACGGTTGAAAATAATCGCATCGAAATTACTCAACGAAATAACCCAGTGCAAAAAAGCTGGCAACAAAATCACTGGCGATTTGATGAGGGGAATGATTTACAACAAAG AGAGCAATCACTTCAACTCGAGCATGCTGAGGCAGCAGCAGTTTTTGACTAAACTAGTCGGCAGGTTGGGAACACCCCAAGGACAAGCGGAAGTCGTCGCTGAAATAGAAGCGGTTATGAAAATTCTGACAGCTAAAGACAACATGGTTCTGTTTATGGCAACAAATGTTGATAAATTGAGCGCTCAGGTTTCGGAGCTTTACAAGCCCTGGTGGACTTTCTTTACCTTTGATAAATTCGATacctttgataaaaataa gttGAATGTGACTCCCGATTGGAAACTGATGGTACCGAGAGAGGAAATACCAATAGAAGGCTGTGTCCTAGGACTTGGTTGCGTTGAGTCTGCGTATTTATCACAAACTGGACCCTGTCTCAACGATTTCGAGAGCTCGGACTTGGCTCCACTGCTAGTTTGCCTTCAATACTTGACTCAAGTTGag ggGCCAATGTGGAGACAAGTAAGAGGACAAGGGTTCGCATACGGCTGCAATATCTACGCGAAACCAAATGAGGGGTTGCTGTACTTGACATTTTACGCGTCAACGGACCTCGTCGGTGCCTACAAGGAAACAAAAGCCATCGTT AGCAATCTGATTGCTGATAATTCCTGGGAGCGACTACTCTACGACTCGGCAAAGTCGTCTTTGATATTTGAAATCGTCGAGAGAGAAAAAAGCGTCGGGGACGCAGTCTCCCAATCACTCTTATCGtactttaaaaatgttttccatGATTACAATCGCTCGATGGTACAAAAAATCTATACCGTCGGCATTAAAGATTTGAATCGAGTagctaataaatatataaagccGCTTTTTGATCCCAAACAATGCAAAACTGCGATCGTTTGCCATCCCTCTAAGGTCACGGAAATCGCCGAGGCGTTCAAGGG ctttagcCAGAATCTGAAATTCTTCAATACACTGGAAAATAGTTACCTCAATGATTGGtga